The Fusobacterium periodonticum 1_1_41FAA genomic sequence GCAAGTTCTAAGTAAACCATAGCTTTATCATCAACTTTAGCAATATCAAATCTTTCAATTGCTCTCATAAATGTAGCGTTTTTAGTAAATCCAGCCTCAGTTGATACAGCTAACTCTAACCCCTCTCTATCAAAGAATGTTATGAACTCAGTCATATCTCCGACAAAAACAGGTGCTTTAGTTGTATTCATTGGTAATAATTCATCACTTACAACCACAATTTTTCTACCTTTAAAGATTTTTTGTGTTGTATTTTGTAAATTTATTTCAAGTAATGGTCTATTTTGTTTATCTGTTAAACCATCTAAGAAATCAAAACCTGTTTGGTTAGTGATAATTACAGCATTTTCTGAAATAGCAGGGTCTAAATCTATGTTTAATGCTTTACTTATTCCAGTGTAATCAGCAACAGCTTTTGGTGTTAAAGTTTTTAATTCAGCAATTATCTTTTTGTTTTCTGTGTTTATAGCTTTTTTAACAAATCTTTTTCCAATGTAAGCAGTTAAATTTGCATTTTCGTCCGCTAATAATGTATTAGATACAGGGATTATATCTCCATAGTCTTTTACTTTATATTCTATTTGTCCGAAATCAATATCACTCATTGTTATAGCGTTTAATTCATCAAATGCTATTAATTCACCATTAGAATTTTTTTCAATTGGTTGTTTTCCACTTAAAGATTTAACAGGTTGAACGTTACATAATGTCTTTAATTCAACTTTATTTCTTCTTAACTCTTTTATTTGATTAAATTGTTCCACAGGTACTAAATATCCACCTTTTCCATCAGTTGCCTCAACTTGCCCAGGTGTACCTACAGCGTTTAAGAATTGTCTTTCTTCATCTGTTATAGGTTTTCCTAAAACAACTCTATTAAATAATCTATTTGCGTTCATTTCATTTTTAACATTTACTTGTGTTTTTTCATTCATAGCTTCTAATGCCTCCTCTGTTTCCACTTCTTTAATTTTATTTTCTAATTCTTTAAATGCAGTCAATTTTGCGTGAGCGTCTTCAATTTTACCCTCATCTTTAAGTGCCTTTATTTCATTTCTTATTGATTCTAATTCTTTTTTCATTTCTATTGATTTTTTCATTAATTTAACCTCCTATTGATAGCTCTATTTCTATCTCTTTTTTTATTTTTTCTAATCTAGCCAATTCCATATCCTTTACACTATTACTTAGAGATTCAGGGATATGATTGTATTTTTGTTTTGTATCTACTTTGTTTAAATAAATAGGGTTATTATCTACTTTTACATCAAAGTAATTTAGACAATCCTTACCAGTAAACCACGTTTCAGCTTTCATTAAGTCATATATCTGCTCTTTTGTTACACCCTCAACAGCTTTTTCCATATAGGTATCAACAATACCCTCCTCAATTTTTTCCATTACTTCCACTTGTTTTAAAAAATCATCTGCATTACCAAACAATCCACAACTAACTCTATGTATCATCAGATAAGCATTGCTAGGTATCACTATTTCATTACAACCAAAAGCAATTATAGAGGCTGAACTTGCTGATAAGCCGTCAACATAAGCAACTGTTTTAGCTTTATGGTTTTTTAACATATTTGAGATTGCCAATCCTGCAAATACATCTCCACCATAACTATTGATATGTACGTGTACTTCTCCTGCTTCTTTTAAAGCATTTGCAACATCTAGTGGATATACGTTTGGGTTGTTTAAATCAAAAAATTCATAAAAACCATCATTATTACTATCACTAACTATATCTCCATTGATATAAATTTCAGTAACATCTGCTTTATTCTTTATTTCTAACCACTTCTTATCCATTTCCACCTCCTTTATCGTATGCAATTCCTAATTTTTCCAAAGGTACATAACTACCATTCATAACTATTACATCTCCACCATTGACTGGTGGTAATCCTACAAGGTTTCTAGCTTCATTGATTGTATAAACTCCTGATTGAATAAACTTAGTAATACACTCAGCTTGTGTTTTTAAGTCACCTTTCAAAATGCTACTAACGTTAAACTCAAAATGTAATCCACTCAATCTCTCTTTTTCAGTTAAGAGTTTTAAGTTAAACTCCTCCTCATATAAACTCAAAATATAAAGTAGAGTATCAACATAAAAACTTAAATTTTGCATTTCGCTATTTGAATAACTTGATTTATCATAGTCATTAAGATGGTTGGGTTTTACTCCAAAAGCACCTGCTATCTGTAATGCTGTATATTTTTTTAACTCAAAGAATTGAGTGTCACTTAGTTTTAAATCAAGAGGTACTAAATCCATACCCAAAGGCAATGGAAATATACCACTAGGATTGGAATTAGCATTTATAAACTCTTGCATAGCGTCCAGCATTTTCTTTTGATTTTCCTTACTCAAATCTCCAGTATATTTCAAAACAGCTTTTGCAGTTAATCCACGTTCATAAAGTGTATTTAAGTATTTTTGACTTGCCTTTACTCCACTCAATGTAGTTGCTAATGTT encodes the following:
- a CDS encoding phage major capsid protein; this translates as MKKSIEMKKELESIRNEIKALKDEGKIEDAHAKLTAFKELENKIKEVETEEALEAMNEKTQVNVKNEMNANRLFNRVVLGKPITDEERQFLNAVGTPGQVEATDGKGGYLVPVEQFNQIKELRRNKVELKTLCNVQPVKSLSGKQPIEKNSNGELIAFDELNAITMSDIDFGQIEYKVKDYGDIIPVSNTLLADENANLTAYIGKRFVKKAINTENKKIIAELKTLTPKAVADYTGISKALNIDLDPAISENAVIITNQTGFDFLDGLTDKQNRPLLEINLQNTTQKIFKGRKIVVVSDELLPMNTTKAPVFVGDMTEFITFFDREGLELAVSTEAGFTKNATFMRAIERFDIAKVDDKAMVYLELATK
- a CDS encoding head maturation protease, ClpP-related, which encodes MDKKWLEIKNKADVTEIYINGDIVSDSNNDGFYEFFDLNNPNVYPLDVANALKEAGEVHVHINSYGGDVFAGLAISNMLKNHKAKTVAYVDGLSASSASIIAFGCNEIVIPSNAYLMIHRVSCGLFGNADDFLKQVEVMEKIEEGIVDTYMEKAVEGVTKEQIYDLMKAETWFTGKDCLNYFDVKVDNNPIYLNKVDTKQKYNHIPESLSNSVKDMELARLEKIKKEIEIELSIGG
- a CDS encoding phage portal protein — protein: MKNIFKRFFNKSENTTPINTMNFKEFFGINVNDDLSEITYYTCLKVLSESVGKLSIHLKDNKNNRIVDHEALQKLKFAPNPFMTSTPMMTLLETWRNHHGNAYAYLSYDNGGKLVGMYPMHPQNVRILIDNAKLFSGEEKLYYEYTHNGKQYVFDSKNVLHLKGGLSKDGIVGVSVRETLATTLSGVKASQKYLNTLYERGLTAKAVLKYTGDLSKENQKKMLDAMQEFINANSNPSGIFPLPLGMDLVPLDLKLSDTQFFELKKYTALQIAGAFGVKPNHLNDYDKSSYSNSEMQNLSFYVDTLLYILSLYEEEFNLKLLTEKERLSGLHFEFNVSSILKGDLKTQAECITKFIQSGVYTINEARNLVGLPPVNGGDVIVMNGSYVPLEKLGIAYDKGGGNG